A window of Metabacillus sp. B2-18 contains these coding sequences:
- the veg gene encoding biofilm formation stimulator Veg — protein sequence MGKTLTDIKKSLDGNLGRRLTLKANGGRRKTIERCGVLAETYPSVFVIELDQDENSFERVSYSYADVLTETVQLTFFEDTTGSFAVSGQ from the coding sequence ATGGGAAAAACTCTAACGGATATTAAAAAGTCCTTGGATGGTAATCTTGGCAGACGACTAACTCTTAAAGCTAATGGTGGTCGTAGAAAAACGATAGAACGCTGTGGTGTGCTAGCAGAAACCTATCCATCTGTCTTTGTTATTGAGCTTGATCAAGATGAAAATTCATTTGAACGAGTATCTTACAGCTATGCCGATGTATTAACCGAAACAGTGCAATTAACATTTTTTGAAGATACAACAGGTTCGTTTGCAGTTAGTGGACAGTAG
- the yabG gene encoding sporulation peptidase YabG: MQVKIGDVVVRKSYNFDLLFRVIDVISSASGEQIAILHGDEVRLIADADCSDLVLVDETERNSRKQREKERIDQSYHLFRQDYQLLREKQEYYATSSYSHNEEFFHMPGRVLHVDGDPLYLQKCLALYEKIGVPVNGVHLNEKEMPEKITDLLLKYRPDILVVTGHDAYSKHKGNIDDINAYRHSKHFVQTVRNARNKVPHLDQLVIFAGACQSHFESLIRAGANFASSPSRVNIHALDPVYIVAKISFTPFVERINVWEVLRNTLTREKGLGGVETRGVLRTGMPYRKPTTQ; this comes from the coding sequence ATGCAAGTAAAAATTGGAGATGTTGTAGTAAGAAAATCTTATAACTTTGATTTGTTATTTAGAGTGATTGATGTCATTTCATCTGCTTCAGGAGAGCAGATTGCAATTTTACATGGTGATGAAGTGAGATTAATAGCTGATGCTGACTGTAGTGATTTAGTTCTTGTAGATGAGACAGAGAGAAATTCCCGAAAGCAGAGAGAAAAAGAACGAATTGATCAATCTTATCATTTATTTAGGCAGGATTATCAGCTTCTGAGGGAAAAGCAGGAATACTATGCAACATCCAGCTATAGCCATAATGAAGAGTTTTTCCATATGCCGGGAAGAGTCCTCCATGTTGATGGAGATCCACTTTACTTACAAAAGTGCTTGGCTTTATACGAGAAGATTGGTGTACCGGTTAATGGTGTTCACCTTAATGAAAAAGAGATGCCGGAAAAAATCACAGATCTCCTATTAAAATACCGACCTGATATATTGGTTGTAACCGGACATGATGCATACTCAAAACATAAGGGAAACATTGACGATATTAATGCCTATAGACATTCTAAGCATTTTGTTCAAACTGTTCGTAATGCAAGAAATAAGGTACCACACCTTGATCAGCTTGTAATCTTTGCCGGGGCATGTCAGTCTCACTTTGAATCTTTGATACGTGCAGGAGCTAATTTTGCAAGCTCTCCTTCAAGAGTAAACATTCATGCACTAGATCCTGTTTATATTGTAGCAAAAATAAGCTTTACGCCTTTTGTTGAAAGAATAAATGTATGGGAAGTTCTTCGTAACACATTAACAAGGGAAAAAGGTCTTGGTGGTGTGGAAACAAGAGGAGTTTTAAGAACAGGAATGCCGTATAGAAAGCCAACAACACAATAA